In a genomic window of Styela clava chromosome 11, kaStyClav1.hap1.2, whole genome shotgun sequence:
- the LOC120347362 gene encoding prefoldin subunit 5-like, whose amino-acid sequence MTSAPQQINLAALPTHELKHLVEQMQQEVDILSNSLQSLKSAQSQFAESKSCLELLQKSEKGKEILVPMSGCLYVPGNLNETENVMVDIGTGYYVEKKTKDAEEYFNRKVDYLKRQMESLQTILQQKFQNKQMVTEVLQTKLIQQSQQK is encoded by the coding sequence ATGACTAGTGCTCCACAGCAGATAAATTTGGCAGCATTGCCAACACACGAACTAAAACATCTTGTTGAGCAAATGCAGCAAGAAGTTGACATATTAAGTAACAGTCTTCAATCACTGAAATCTGCACAATCCCAGTTTGCAGAATCTAAATCATGTTTGGAGCTTTTGCAGAAATCTGAAAAAggtaaagaaattttggtgccgATGTCCGGTTGTCTCTATGTCCCAGGAAATCTCAATGAAACAGAAAATGTCATGGTTGATATTGGAACAGGATATTATgttgaaaagaaaacaaaagaTGCTGAAGAATATTTTAATAGAAAAGTTGATTACTTGAAGCGACAAATGGAGTCTTTGCAAACTATTTTGCagcaaaaatttcaaaataagcaAATGGTTACAGAAGTTCTTCAAACAAAACTCATACAACAATCgcagcaaaaataa